In Plasmodium reichenowi strain SY57 chromosome Unknown, whole genome shotgun sequence, the sequence aaaatgtTCAGAAATTTCATTATCttatggaaaaaaataaaccaaatgtattatcatatatccaagaagatttattaaattttcataataGTCAATTTATTGCTGATATAGGGATAGGAAATCCACCTCAAGTATTTAAGGTGGTTTTTGATACAGGGTCGAGTAATCTAGCAATTCCATCAACAAAATGTATCAagtaaaaaatacaaaatatgGGATAATGATATAAGCACATATTCAAATTCCTTGCActtcataaaaaatatttattggAAAGAtgtttatatgtatatacaaCTTGTtgttacatataaaaaaaaaaatatatatatacatatataatatatatatatattactttgATCAGGGGAGGTTGTGCTTCccataaaaaatttaatcCTAACAAGTCCAGGACCTTTACcaaaaatttaaaaagtaaaaatgaaataagtctaaaatatatatatatatatagtaaatatttatgtttattatttatttttttatagacAATCAAGAATCAGTCTACACATACATTCAAGTAAGTTTTCcaagaaaatatatatatatatatatatatatatataatcacAAACCAATTTGAAAAAACATTTACACTTACTCTCTTCTTTATGGATGAACatgttcatttattattctcAATGTAAATTATTTGGGTGGTATATTAGTATGGCACAGGAACAAGcagtaataaaaaatatatatatatatatatatatatatatatatatatatgtatatatacttGTAACcattaaaacaaaaaaatatttttattttttatatcaaGTCCTTGAACAAACATATGATGACGTCTATTTAAAGGGATTgtatgtaataaaaatgaatcacacaattatgaaaaagaaaaaaaaaaaatttataattattatattcatatattaaatgattaCATAAAATGGCAtccatatataaattaatatgtatcacatataatgtatatatctTTAAACAAATGGAccttttaattttattttcagGAAAATT encodes:
- a CDS encoding plasmepsin VI is translated as MPSFHIFLYILIFCVLVHICPIHTLNIFKNDENEKGSLNIPLGKENSLFFNEIKLENRFKNNMKGYIQNVQKFHYLMEKNKPNVLSYIQEDLLNFHNSQFIADIGIGNPPQVFKVVFDTGSSNLAIPSTKCIKGGCASHKKFNPNKSRTFTKNLKNNQESVYTYIQYGTGTSILEQTYDDVYLKGLKIKHQCIGLAIE